One Salmo trutta unplaced genomic scaffold, fSalTru1.1, whole genome shotgun sequence DNA segment encodes these proteins:
- the LOC115190788 gene encoding pre-mRNA 3'-end-processing factor FIP1 isoform X2 — protein sequence MSAEEAADKTTPADASTGDGGDEEEEWLYGDDDERADEEEAKLTAAVSAPVPATESDEAVTTGNGVEAQEKEPGDDDDSDSDSDDDDDDVRVTIGDIKTGAPQYTTYGVAPVNLNIKTAGARPYGTGNKLKGVDLEAPGNINGVPVVEVDMETFEEKPWRKPGADLSDYFNYGFNEDTWKGYCDKQKRLRMGLEVVNISSTTSKITVQQGRTGNEKEVSLPIHTSKPDFPTPASLYKSSMNMNTTRISPPQWTAPPVQDMSYYTKTSGTIDVIGGGTATISRVEGRRRHNLEGNNIQVISEHSSSDAEPNPNKMPPFFPPGPLPPNIPPPPFLPPPPNVSQAPPLIPPPRIPMNVPPPGFPPPSGPPPSLIPTLDSSGHPGGYDGRPVPPYPFPTGGFPPPMTGGYPPPMPGVVSPWPPMMDQSKQWDYYPPGPGPGPRREDKREKERERPRERPHEREREREHSPSTMAYNSDEERYRGYREYQAERGYSGGDRGGGDRGGGGAWRRRPWG from the exons ATGATGATGAGAGAGCTGATGAGGAAGAGGCCAAACTAACCGCTGCTGTCAG TGCACCTGTTCCTGCTACTGAGTCAGATGAGGCCGTTACTACAGGCAACGGAGTGGAAGCTCAG gAGAAGGAGCCAGGAGATGATGATGACAGTGATAGCGACAGTgacgatgatgacgatgatgttCGCGTCACCATCGGAGACATCAAGACCGGAGCCCCACAGTACAC AACGTATGGAGTGGCTCCTGTTAACCTGAACATAAAGACAGCAGGAGCCAGACCCTATGGAACag GGAACAAGTTAAAGGGTGTGGATCTGGAGGCCCCAGGCAACATCAATGGAGTCCCAgtagtggaggtggacatggAGACATTCGAGGAGAAGCCGTGGAGGAAACCAG gtgcTGACCTGTCTGACTACTTTAACTATGGGTTCAACGAGGACACGTGGAAGGGCTACTGCGACAAACAGAAGAGGCTGAGGATGGGCCTGGAGGTCGTCAATATCTCCTCCACCACCAGCAAAATCACT GTTCAGCAGGGCAGGACGGGGAATGAGAAGGAAGTGAGTTTACCCATCCACACGTCCAAACCTGACTTCCCCACTCCAGCCAGCCTCTACAAGTCATCCATGAACATGAACACTACCAG GATCTCCCCCCCACAGTGGACTGCTCCTCCTGTTCAGGACATGTCCTACTATAC GAAGACCAGTGGAACTATCGACGTGATTGGAGGAGGGACTGCTACCATCAGCAGAGTGGAGGGACGACGAAGACACAACCTGGAGGGCAACAAcatccag GTGATTTCGGAACACTCGTCGTCGGACGCTGAGCCAAACCCCAACAAGATGCCCCCTTTCTTCCCCCCCGGCCCCCTCCCCCCGaacatccctcctcctccattcctcccccctcctcccaacGTCAGCCAGGctccccctctcatccccccACCAA GAATACCTATGAATGTCCCTCCTCCTG gtttcCCTCCTCCCAGcggcccccctccctctctcatccccacCTTGGACAG CAGTGGGCATCCAGGTGGATATGATGGCCGTCCCGTTCCACCATACCCCTTCCCCACAG GTGGTTTCCCTCCTCCTATGACAG GTGGCTACCCTCCTCCTATGCCAGGTGTGGTGTCTCCATGGCCTCCTATGATGGACCAGTCTAAACAGTGGGACTACTACCCTCCAG GACCGGGACCAGGACCCAGACGGGAGGacaagagggagaaggagagagagagacccagggaGAGACCacatgagagggagagggagagagagcacagcccctccactatGGCTTACAACAG TGATGAGGAGCGGTACCGCGGTTACCGGGAGTACCAGGCGGAGCGTGGCTACAGCGGCGGTGACCGTGGAGGAGGTGACCGTGGAGGGGGGGGAGCGTGGAGGCGTAGACCGTGGGGGTGA
- the LOC115190788 gene encoding pre-mRNA 3'-end-processing factor FIP1 isoform X1 yields the protein MSAEEAADKTTPADASTGDGGDEEEEWLYGDDDERADEEEAKLTAAVSAPVPATESDEAVTTGNGVEAQEKEPGDDDDSDSDSDDDDDDVRVTIGDIKTGAPQYTTYGVAPVNLNIKTAGARPYGTGNKLKGVDLEAPGNINGVPVVEVDMETFEEKPWRKPGADLSDYFNYGFNEDTWKGYCDKQKRLRMGLEVVNISSTTSKITVQQGRTGNEKEVSLPIHTSKPDFPTPASLYKSSMNMNTTRISPPQWTAPPVQDMSYYTKTSGTIDVIGGGTATISRVEGRRRHNLEGNNIQVISEHSSSDAEPNPNKMPPFFPPGPLPPNIPPPPFLPPPPNVSQAPPLIPPPRIPMNVPPPGFPPPSGPPPSLIPTLDSSGHPGGYDGRPVPPYPFPTGGFPPPMTGGYPPPMPGVVSPWPPMMDQSKQWDYYPPAGPGPGPRREDKREKERERPRERPHEREREREHSPSTMAYNSDEERYRGYREYQAERGYSGGDRGGGDRGGGGAWRRRPWG from the exons ATGATGATGAGAGAGCTGATGAGGAAGAGGCCAAACTAACCGCTGCTGTCAG TGCACCTGTTCCTGCTACTGAGTCAGATGAGGCCGTTACTACAGGCAACGGAGTGGAAGCTCAG gAGAAGGAGCCAGGAGATGATGATGACAGTGATAGCGACAGTgacgatgatgacgatgatgttCGCGTCACCATCGGAGACATCAAGACCGGAGCCCCACAGTACAC AACGTATGGAGTGGCTCCTGTTAACCTGAACATAAAGACAGCAGGAGCCAGACCCTATGGAACag GGAACAAGTTAAAGGGTGTGGATCTGGAGGCCCCAGGCAACATCAATGGAGTCCCAgtagtggaggtggacatggAGACATTCGAGGAGAAGCCGTGGAGGAAACCAG gtgcTGACCTGTCTGACTACTTTAACTATGGGTTCAACGAGGACACGTGGAAGGGCTACTGCGACAAACAGAAGAGGCTGAGGATGGGCCTGGAGGTCGTCAATATCTCCTCCACCACCAGCAAAATCACT GTTCAGCAGGGCAGGACGGGGAATGAGAAGGAAGTGAGTTTACCCATCCACACGTCCAAACCTGACTTCCCCACTCCAGCCAGCCTCTACAAGTCATCCATGAACATGAACACTACCAG GATCTCCCCCCCACAGTGGACTGCTCCTCCTGTTCAGGACATGTCCTACTATAC GAAGACCAGTGGAACTATCGACGTGATTGGAGGAGGGACTGCTACCATCAGCAGAGTGGAGGGACGACGAAGACACAACCTGGAGGGCAACAAcatccag GTGATTTCGGAACACTCGTCGTCGGACGCTGAGCCAAACCCCAACAAGATGCCCCCTTTCTTCCCCCCCGGCCCCCTCCCCCCGaacatccctcctcctccattcctcccccctcctcccaacGTCAGCCAGGctccccctctcatccccccACCAA GAATACCTATGAATGTCCCTCCTCCTG gtttcCCTCCTCCCAGcggcccccctccctctctcatccccacCTTGGACAG CAGTGGGCATCCAGGTGGATATGATGGCCGTCCCGTTCCACCATACCCCTTCCCCACAG GTGGTTTCCCTCCTCCTATGACAG GTGGCTACCCTCCTCCTATGCCAGGTGTGGTGTCTCCATGGCCTCCTATGATGGACCAGTCTAAACAGTGGGACTACTACCCTCCAG CAGGACCGGGACCAGGACCCAGACGGGAGGacaagagggagaaggagagagagagacccagggaGAGACCacatgagagggagagggagagagagcacagcccctccactatGGCTTACAACAG TGATGAGGAGCGGTACCGCGGTTACCGGGAGTACCAGGCGGAGCGTGGCTACAGCGGCGGTGACCGTGGAGGAGGTGACCGTGGAGGGGGGGGAGCGTGGAGGCGTAGACCGTGGGGGTGA